The Mastacembelus armatus chromosome 20, fMasArm1.2, whole genome shotgun sequence DNA segment ATATAATTGTTACCTAAAGCTTTATTAAAGAATGGGatgacaagtgttttttttttttttttttttttttaataaatggtgattatattattttaccttttaaaTAACTGCTTTTGTGCCTCATTTTGTTAACACTTGGACAAAGATGAGTGGCATTTAATTATCTTATCAAATTAAGAGTGAAAGTTAGTACATAATGTCAAGAGGTTACATAACTGATtgttttttcaaactttttaaaaatctggaCCGTTAGGGCTTTGCCTTTCCTCTGACCACACCTCAATACATCACCTCTTCCatctcagtcacacacacacagtctcacaccTCTGAAGGAGAAAGAACTTGTTGATGTGGGACCACTCCTTTCCTCCAGCCTCCTTATGCCACTCCTTCCTGTTCAGCACAAGACCCTGACTAACTGCTCCGCTTCACTTTGCTCTAGTGAGGAAATCAGGACATGCCAAAATTCACTTTCCAAGTTCAAGTTTCCATAATGAAGAAGGCCTTTCATTCATAGTAGGACATGAGACCTGAGTGTCCTGTATGGTAATAGTAATTATGAACTTAAGTTCTCCTCCATTTGCTAAAGTTTGCTCCACTACcacagtgaaaatgttgccCAGCAGCATGTTTTATGGGAACACTGAAGTACAGTGTAACCTGCCAATGTCTTGTGTCAGTAGGGAGGAATGTGGTGTTCTTGACTCTATATGTGTTTtctatccttttttttttttcgacaAGGTTAGAAACTTGCAGCAGCCatccatgtttttgtgtttccttttacTCTTCTTCCTTGTCATGCTTTTGACTGGCATTAAAAGCATAGAACGCATAGCACAACCAGCAAGTTTACTGGGTAACTTAGATGCACACGATGTGAGCAGATGTTATGTGCTTAAAAGCTTGACCAGTGAAATTGTCAGATGTTAATACTGGTCTCTTTGTTTAGTCTTAAGCGCCGACATCTTTCTTCATAATTTTCACAGACTGTTTGAACCTGCATTACAACAAGCCACGAGCCAACCTAAACAACTGAGCCTGTTTGCCATTTTCTAATTCCCTCCTTCATGAGCTTGCGTAATGACAGGATGTCCTTTACATTAGAAGTCTtaacatgtatgtgtttgtgcacatattttaatgtttatctTGGTACAGCATGTGTTTATAATATATTAGGTACTGGCACAATTATTTGCATATAGTTATTGACCTAGAAAAGAAATTCTGCCTAAATTTATATTCTTGTTTTGAGCTCTCTACCTTTGTCCTCTGTATTTTTAGCaaagatgaggatgaagagcTGCACCCCACACATCCAGAGAGCAAAGAGAAGAGCAAGGATAGAAAGACACTCTGCAAAGTAAAATGGTCCCGAGATGAGGTATGTTTTTCTGAGCCATAGTTGAGGTTTGCACTTATTCTTTTGTAGGTTTTTGAGTGTGTGAAATGGACACTTTGTGCTGCAGGagatttgtattttatgttttgacaATAAGAATGTGTTTAAGTGTATTTCCTAACTTAGGGGAACATCATTAATCactgcagggttttttttattaaataaaacaatggtGGGAGTGGGGGGGTATGAATCTGctctgatgtcttttttttttttttttttttttctacctttcaACTGTTTCAAGGATGAAAAGCTGAAAGGGCTTGTTGAGCAGCATGGAACTGACTCCTGGAAATTGATAGCAACCTTTTTTCCTGTAAGTATACAATGTAACGTGTCTAGAAAAATTAAGTGGAGTATCTCATTGCTTGATCACAGACTAAGGACTATTTTTCTATTAGAACAGTAATTACTATCCAAACTATTTAGTATCCCATAATTGACAAGCCATAGGTGCAGAGACTGGatagacagattttttttaaacttctggGAGTGGGTATAACTTTGAGGTAGTGGTGTGGTGTAATGAAGTgctttgctttgtgtttctgtcacaggGGAGGACAGATGGTCAGTGTAAGCATCGGTGGCAGAAGGTGCTCAACCCAGACCTGGTGAAGGGACCCTGGACAAAAAAAGAGGATCAAAAGGTAAGAGGAGCTGGTAGTTACTGCTCTGGGTAGAAAAGATGACAAAATAGGTAAATGATATGGGAAGACAGAAGGACGCTGTGGGGACTATCAGGACCAGCTtagtgtaaatgaaaaaaaacaattcaaagaGAAATGCCACAATATGAAATGTGTCTTTTACCTTCAGACCAACAGGGTTGTACACATGCGCAGAATCACTCCCTGCCAAAACATTCTTTgccttatttctttttttcttttttgcagccTAAATGCTCCAATATGTCATCcctaataaaacacagattttcaGTAGTTAAGCATCCAGCCCTTGTTTGTGCAGAGTTAAACATTTAATATCTTCCGCAGCTCTAAGATGAACAGTTTATTCCTTAAATGGATCACTATTTCTGAATTTTAAGAATGGTGTCTCATTCCTCTGAAATCTTGGCATCATAACAGAAGGCTCAAGAAACACAGAGCTATCAACAATAGCTGTGGCTGCCAATTATGACACAGCAGCATTTTTTAGTTGTGACaagttgtgctgctgctgtagagGGAGGCTTTGTAAacactggagctgctgctggttgcaagtaagaaaagaagaaagaagtgaTTTTTCTCTCTATACAAACCTGCTTTAGTTTGTCACTcaagataattttttttgtatatatatgttatacAACCAAGATGGAGGGCAACACATTTAACAGGTTACACCTTAAGCATAATAAGCATATATACACTATGTTTGAGTGGATAACAGTGAATGTAAACAACTTGTTTACAAGTGTCTGTTCCAGAGAGGGTATTCCAGAAAGCCAATTTAATGAAAACTCAGAGCAATTTAACCCTGAGTTGAGGGAAACTCAGAGTTTTCTGTTCCAGAAACATCATTTAAACTAAAGGAAgaatattttgaattttgacTTTACTGATTTTAAACCATTGTCAGTGCTACACATTGGCCCTTTAAGGGCAAACACTGGGTGCAAATGTTCAGCTAACCCAGGGAGCAGGACAATGCAAGGATTTCTGTGGTTTCACTATGTGgcagaatttaaaaaagaacaagtCATGACGGAGCATGAGGCCCAGTTGATGAGTTGTCATGTAAGACATTAATCACCTTCCTGTAAACTTCCTTCATCTGAAGAAATATCCTGCTTGATGTGATGTTCCACATTGATATATAACACCACACTTTTCCAGTATCTGATGTGAGCTTTATTGAGGCGTTTGAAGATGTTACATTGGCTTAATGATCCTCTACCAGAGTAATGATGGTACAGTTTATGATGGTTTTTCATCTTGCGCCACATCGGAGGATTACTAATTGCTGACGTAGGAGACTGCTTGGCAGATGCATCCTCTGTATCATGGAGTACTGTGGTTGTGTTGGGGCCTTTCTTTGAATCCTAAAAGCATTCTGGCTTTTGGTTGAACTTTGGTTGCTTGTAATTAGCATTAATTTAATTAGGGCCTTCAAGCAGCCTTTCAATTATAAAATGGCAAAGAACATTTCCAGAGGATGTTGAAATGTATCTTTTCTTAGATTTTTTGCAGATTGTATTGATGATGTTTGTGCAGGTTATCGACCTGGTTCAAAAGTATGGTCCCAGACGATGGTCGGTGATTGCAAAGCACCTACAGGGAAGGATTGGGAAGCAGTGTCGTGAACGGTGGCACAATCACCTCAACCCAGAGGTGAAGAAAACTTCATGGACTCAGGAAGAGGATCGAATCATCTATGAGGCCCACAAACGGCTCGGCAACCGCTGGGCAGAGATCTCAAAGCTTCTTCCTGGGCGGTAATATAATCTCACAATGCATATTTTACCATCATCTTCAACTTTTAAAGGTGGttatttggttaaaaaaatCTTCCTTTTAAACAGGACTGACAATTCCATTAAAAACCACTGGAACTGCACCATGAGGAGGAAGGTGGAGCATGAGGGCTACATGCAACATGGCTCCAAAACGTTTACTCCCTCACATCCTGGAGCGAAGAAACGCCACCACAAATCGTGTCCCCCAACTCCAACAGAACCCAAGCACACTGACCGCAGTCCCCTACCTATATCTGGACCCAACCAGGTCCGATCTCTTTTTGGGCTTTacgtttgtttttgttttttgtttttttttgtctttcttagTGAACTCAAAACACCAACCAGCTGTAGAATTGCAACAGCTTGACCTAGGTTAATGTTTAGAGAGTGTAGCAGTCGTACCAGGGGTTTATAATTTCTCCCCTGAGTGAAGCACATACACAACACTGTTTGCAAAAAcctttttgtatgtgtgtctaagTGTGATTATATACAGTGTGTTGAAGGGCAAAAACTCAGTGTAAATCCCTTTAGGACGCTCCAGCTCTGTGTTAATCTGCAGCCACCACCATAATGATTTTTGGAACCAGTAAGCAAAGCTGTGGGCTTTGCTTACATAAAATCTTGGTGTTGGCTTCCTGTAATGACAGAAATTCAAAAATAGCACAACCTCTTTCTCCAAATGAGTAAATTGTGTCTGGTTCACACATGGGATTGCTGAGCTCAAAAGCAATATTTCAGCCCTTTGCCAGATCAAAGACGGCAATAAGCAGATAGACTTATTGTATGCAACAACTTCCTGAAACAGACTTAATTACTCCACATTTCCCTGGATTGGCCCTCATGTCAAGAGAGTGCACCCATTGCTACCCCCTGATGGTGTAGCCTGGTCTTGGCTTGGGATTAAACTAAAGATGCAAGCATGTTGTCATGTCTGCAGTCCTATAACAATAGTTAGTAGTAGCTGGTTGGAAAAGTGTTTCTTTCCCCTCCAAACAGATTCCAACCTTTAACAGAAGCTATAATGGTGACAGACCCTGTAGCTTATCTTGCTACCAGCACCACGTCAAAGTCCTCTACCCCTTTACCGTCTCCATGTTGGGTAAGGCATCCCTCATCACTGCAGCTCTACAGTGGCAGTTTGAAGCTAAACCAAATCAATAATTGTGCCAGGTGTCTTTGATAAGTCATAGAAAACAGCTCATATTGCAGTACTGGTATGATGGAAACTTTTCGTGGTTCTGAATCTATGATTTTTTTCAAACCATGGCATATCTTTAAATTTCTCTAGGAGTGAAGTAATTTATATTCCTTAAAATGCCTCGATTGGTTATTTAACAATCTGACAACCTGTCCTatggtgttttcattgtgtgactagtttgtttttgttcccaATACAGCATTTTGTAATACTTGTTTTTGAAAGTTGCTCTATAGTTTATTTAATCGTTTATTGCTGTAgtttccagactataagtcacactttttttactcctctgacTTGTAATGAGACTTATATAGCGAAGCGactgtgtatatttacagtaattttgttgatTAGTGACTAGTGTTAGAATGCACTGTTGACTTAACTGAATATAGGAACCGCCAATAAGTAAAAACGTTTACATTCATGCTAAACTCTTTTGTCCTATATTGCAGACTTCAAGCtacaggtaataaagtctgcatcTGAAGCAAAGTCTGGAGTGACTGTTATGGCGTCATATCAACGTCAAAACTAGAGagtgcaaaaacacagggtAAAAAATATAGACCTGCACGTTTTAACAGTTTGCAAGTGCAAGTATCCACTTGTGAGCGCAAATGTGAAATTCACGCACACAGAAAGATGAGTTGCGTGTTTATCATAATACTATGTTCAAACTGTGCTTTTTGCTCTACATTTGATAGTTTTCCTTGCGTGGCAAGTGGATTTCCCTCTACCACTCCCTGGGCTcgattgacatttttgtgcatgACAAAACATGAGGGGTGGATTTGACAGTTTGAGCGCAGGCTCATGGATGTTTCTGTCAATAAATGCTAttggttgcttttgtgattgactgTACATTGAATAATTGATTGACAGCTTTTCCAAAAGTTCAAGGTGGCAGACAAGGACGAACGAGTGTAGGTTGAATACCCTCTGTGCTTTGTCTATACTATGGTAATGTATATTATGTGGATTcaaatgataatgaaatgtgTTCCCTGTGCTGCTTTAGGATTCTCTGATCAGAACAGGTTCTCTGATCTCTGCTTCATCTCATCCCAACCTACAGGCAGAAGTTAAAATCCTCTAAGCCTCCGGTAAGGACTAAAGAAATGGACAGCGGAGTCAAAGCAGGAgttacaggcctgctttgactgcactgtgtctttgaagctgcagccacagacctTAATGAACTGTGACATCTTACATCACTTTTTGTGAGGACGTGTGTGCAGACCAAGACCTGTGAATATGGCAACAATAAATCATGGTTCACACCAACCTCAGGAAGCTGCGCCAGGCCAAGAAGGAGGCCTACAGAAGTGGGGACGGAGACTGGATGAATTTGGAAAGGCCTGCAGCACATTACCTAAAGGAGACCATCCCCCTACCCTGAGGAAAACTTTAGACTGTCAGACGACCTGAACAACTTCTAACACAGGTCCCTTCACACCTCTCACCGCTGTGAATGGGCTGCCtgcaaccccccacccccatcacCCAGGCCACCTGAAGGACATCACAGGCTCTCtgctggaccccctgcagtttgtcTACAACTCAAGGTTCAACACCATCTTCCCTGAAATCCTCCACCATAATCTCATCCAGCTCGCAGTGCCTGCCTCCAGCTGTCAGTGGATCACCAGCTTCCTGACTgacaggaggcagcaggtgagGCTGGGGAGCATCACATCCAGAACCCAGACCATCAGCACTGGTGCCCcacaggggtgtgttctctccccactcgTCTCCCTCTACACTAATGACTGCaccttctgtgttttttccgCCAGGCTGTTGCTCTGATGAACATTTAATGTTACAGAGTGGCAGAAATAACCACTGTATGCATATTTGCATATATGTTCCTGTGCCATATAAAGTGTCACACCACTGTGAAAGCTATACTTCCTATTGCACTAATTCACaaattgtataaaaaaatatatatacatctaattttttctagcctatttttatttcttttgctttccttctttttaaccccgtcttccttttttttttttttttttaaaggttaactttattttaattcttgtcTATAGAGAGAGCGTAATGACCCGGAGTCACATCCCTcgtttgtgtgcacaaacttggccaataaagctgattcgGATCGATCTATCTTGTTTCTTTCACACTGCgcagctcttctttctgtggGCACAAATTTCAGATTTGCGTTTACCAACTGTTAAAACGTGCAGGTCTAtatttttcaccctgtgtttttgtgccctCTGGTTTTGACGTTGATATAATTCAGGCAACtcgagagaggaggaggacacgcCGTTTCATCCCCCCCCCATCGTTGGCGCAGTTTAACATTATTTGACATGGATGAATAAATTTCGTAAGGCagttctgcttgttgttatgtctaGCCTACGTTCCTCATAGGCTAATTTACACTATAAttggtataattagaaatatgACTTATACAtcgaagcaacttatatgttttgtttttctgttcaacaaggctgtttttgctaaaagtgacttattCTccagtgcgacttatagtctggaaaatacgctgtgtttattattattaatttacttttacttgagtgtGATGCTCTATTTTAGATGGTGGGATATCCTTATGAGCCTCACAACAGACACTTGATGGACAGTCTTCCTGATAATTCAGGCTTCATACCAGTGagtgtttatatatttctttgCATGCTATTGGTCAAACATGTCAGTCTTTGTTTTCTGGACTTTCTGTTGTTATTCTTGTGATTGTCAGCTGTGGACCTCAAATCATGTGAATGTCCTGTTGCTAATTAAGCCCAAATGTTTATGTGTAAATCGGTTTTTGTCTGGTTTTCTTAACTTCTTCCTTTCGTCCTGTCCTCTCAACCTCTCCTCCCTGACGTTTGTTTATTCCAGCCATCCTGCTTAGATGATCCTGACAGAGAGCAAAGAATTAAGGAGCTTGAACTGCTGCTTatgtcagcagaaaatgaagTCCAACGACAAGTGCAGTGCAGAGGTCCATGTGTAAGAACACACTCTGAATGTGTGTTAGCATACTTAGTCAGCATAGACTGCGTGTGTTGTAGCTTgcatacacagtaaaaaaaaaaagagccattTTGATATTAAATGCTATTTACGAGTCTTAAAATCAAATTTAGttgacacaaacatacaaatctTTCTGAACCAtgtcttattgttttattcctttttctGGCTAATGTGATATATTTTACACTACATCTACCAGTTTCACACCATCAAATCAGGTATTGTTCTGCTGCTAGAGGGTAAGATGTATGTCCTCTCTGTCTTGTCCCTCAGAGTTTGGAGCAGTACTCAGCCTGGTCAGACAGTGTGTCTGATGACACACTGACCACAAGTAGCAGCAGCCTGGAGGAAGATGCTGAGATAACACCCTGGAGAGGTATGGAGATGCCCCAGGGACCTCCAGCTGAGCTTCCTGTCTCCACCAACAAGTTCCTGGCTGTGGAAGACAGCATTGTGCCCTCCACCTTGCAGACCATACCAGAGTTTGCAGAGACAATGCAGCTCATTGACTCAGTAAGTAACAGAAGGAGATTTAGATGAGTAGTCATTAGCTCATTAGTTTTTACACGTGTTAAAGATCTACTGTAGATGTATGTTCATTTGCAGGACCCTGTTGCGTGGAGTGACGTGGCCAGCTTTGACTTGTCAGAGACAGCAACACCCCCCAGGCATGACCAAGCAGGATACAGCACTGTCCTGCAAGAAGGAATGATTGACAGTTCAATGGGCTATGCAGTCAACTCTCCGAATGCCATCTCAGTCCATGACAAGGCCTGTGCTTCATTTGGTCTGGGCTCTCTGACTCCCATCAACTCATCAAAACCCCCTCATGCATCGACTGGTAGGAGATGGACAAGGCAGAGGGGAGAACCATCTCCTTTGTGCGAGAGGGCCTGCTTCTCCTTCTTCGAAAATATCTCAAATTCTCCCAAGAAAACACCCACAAAGTCACTCCCATTCACCCCATCACGAGTAAATGAAATCTGTTGTTCTCTCATCACACAACCTATTCCCCAGCTGAGTTTACTGATTTGTCATAGAGTTTACATGCTGTGGTTGCACTTTGCCTTACTTGTCATTGTCTGTCTGTTAAACAGTTCTGCAACATGTCAGGGGCAGAGCATCAGAATCTGGATAACCCTACCCTTACCTCAAGTCCAATATGTAGTCAAAGGTGTCTCCTAAACACTCCACTCCACAAAGAAAGCACACCTAAGCACCTGAAAGAGAATGATGGGTAAATAGATATATGAAAACACAGCATGTCTGTGGTGATTGTATGGTTTCAGTAGTGTAAAATCTgttatttgaatatttaatatCAATCCAATTGTTAGACTACCATGTGTATATTCTTTGTTGTCTTTCCAGATCCAGGACCCCTAAATTTCGTAAAACTGTAATGATTCCAACCCCAAGGACACCGACTCCCTTCAAAAAGGCTTTGGCTGCGCAAGAGAAAATGCATGGGCCTTTGAAGATGGAGGTAAGAGATCAAATGTGGCTGTCtgcacaggtttgtttgttttaacacttaatgtttttattcacctGAATTCATGTCGACTTTATTATGCACAGTGACAAAACAACTAGATATGAATTCTTTGgaattatttaattttctaGATTAATATGATCTATTCTAtggacaaacacaaagcagttaAACTAATAATGGTTTTGTAAGATTTGAccacattttaagaaaaatgtatttaagttGATTACAAGGGGTTCACTTTTTTTTGCTAGCGTATCCATGTGACTGTATGGATATAGTTGCCTGTTGTTGTGGATATGTTAAtgtatgtctgtttttcagcCACAGCCTTTGGCATTTTTAGAGGAAGACATTTGTGAAATTTTGAAGCAGGAGACAGGGGCAGACATCTTCAGCAGAGCAGAAATCCAGCCAAGTTACAAACATAatgtatgtgtaaaaaaaatgaatcttCTCTCCATTATTCAAAGAAGTAGTttaatatatgtaatatttttcCAAATGAGAAAGTTTTGAGAGACTTATATTCCATTTAGATGGATGGGCAAGCTAAAAAAGTGCGCAAGTCCCTTGTGCTGGACCCCTGGGGTAAAGACCCCCTTAACATCCAACTCTTCCAAGACCAGCTCAACCATGTACACGTAAGTCTCTCTAAAGACACTGGTTCAAAATCACTGGGATTCTCTAGGTTGATGAAGAAGTAATTGATGAGAACTGAACCAAATACAGATTTGTGCTGCTCTGTTGCTATCAGTAGTGAGATGTGGTTTACAGGGGGACTCCAGCAAGTGTTTGTTGCTGTATACATATTAAGTACATGTTGTTTTCAACCTTTAAAGTTGTGTCTACTTGTAGAAATACATGTTAGatgttatattattttaataaagtttagggtcattattttgttgttaatCCAGCACTCCATTCATTCTTGAAATTTTAGGTTGAAGATGAAAGTCTGCTGTCGAGCTCCTCGCTCATTACCCCGATCTCTGGGCAAGAAGAGCACAGTGACCCTATAATGTCGGAGACAGAGGAACCTTTATTGGTCCCTGTATATCCCTATCGCTTTACTAGCCCCCGGATGAAGAAGGTCCCTGCCACCcacaaaacactaaaacacaacactgtACAGGTATGTCAGAAAATTTACTTAAACCAAACAACAAATGAGAAAACctgcacaaaaatattttaatgttttaggaAGCTTTCTGGGTTACTAATACTAGGACTGAATATTgttcaaacattttcaaaagaaGTACCAGCATTCAAATTTGGACTGCGATACTGGTTTCTGATcagtactttttttaaattccatatttaaaaaatgaaaaatacatgatgTGGTTTAACTTTTATGCTTCAACACTTTGGCATTTTTTCTCCTTAAAGCAGTTAAAGTGGAAGTTGTTAACATAATATTTTACTTGGACAGTTCCAAGGTTTTTGGATACTGTGAACAAATTGATACTTGCtgttaaacacatttaacaacCTAATTTATTTGTTAGATCTAATCTAATGTATCTAATGTGACACTTTACGTCACCGGCACCACAACTATTACAGTACCTAAGTTTTCGTAAAAAACTATGTACAACCTGGCAGAATTTTTATGTTTGCTTAGCATTGCCTGCTAAATTCCCAGTCATGTGCTGGTGCTGGGTAGCAGTGTCCTTTTTGCTTATATTGCGCTGCACACCGTTTGCCTGAAAATGAAGCTACGCTTTAGATTTTATAGACATTTGTATTCCTAACATGCAGGATACACACTGGAGTCAAGCCAATGAAAGACAGCAGTAAACACGTTACATGCTTCTTGGTTTATGAGATTGGCTGATGACATTGTCCTGGATATGAAAAACTGGTATTAAATGATTTCTTTTAATACTC contains these protein-coding regions:
- the mybl1 gene encoding myb-related protein A isoform X1, with amino-acid sequence MDNVKSRSKDEDEELHPTHPESKEKSKDRKTLCKVKWSRDEDEKLKGLVEQHGTDSWKLIATFFPGRTDGQCKHRWQKVLNPDLVKGPWTKKEDQKVIDLVQKYGPRRWSVIAKHLQGRIGKQCRERWHNHLNPEVKKTSWTQEEDRIIYEAHKRLGNRWAEISKLLPGRTDNSIKNHWNCTMRRKVEHEGYMQHGSKTFTPSHPGAKKRHHKSCPPTPTEPKHTDRSPLPISGPNQMVGYPYEPHNRHLMDSLPDNSGFIPPSCLDDPDREQRIKELELLLMSAENEVQRQVQCRGPCSLEQYSAWSDSVSDDTLTTSSSSLEEDAEITPWRGMEMPQGPPAELPVSTNKFLAVEDSIVPSTLQTIPEFAETMQLIDSMYVHLQDPVAWSDVASFDLSETATPPRHDQAGYSTVLQEGMIDSSMGYAVNSPNAISVHDKACASFGLGSLTPINSSKPPHASTGRRWTRQRGEPSPLCERACFSFFENISNSPKKTPTKSLPFTPSRFCNMSGAEHQNLDNPTLTSSPICSQRCLLNTPLHKESTPKHLKENDGSRTPKFRKTVMIPTPRTPTPFKKALAAQEKMHGPLKMEPQPLAFLEEDICEILKQETGADIFSRAEIQPSYKHNMDGQAKKVRKSLVLDPWGKDPLNIQLFQDQLNHVHVEDESLLSSSSLITPISGQEEHSDPIMSETEEPLLVPVYPYRFTSPRMKKVPATHKTLKHNTVQVSEWEAVVYGKTEDQLIMTELARQYLNPCPPSGFTSRGLVL
- the mybl1 gene encoding myb-related protein A isoform X3 — encoded protein: MDNVKSRSKDEDEELHPTHPESKEKSKDRKTLCKVKWSRDEDEKLKGLVEQHGTDSWKLIATFFPGRTDGQCKHRWQKVLNPDLVKGPWTKKEDQKVIDLVQKYGPRRWSVIAKHLQGRIGKQCRERWHNHLNPEVKKTSWTQEEDRIIYEAHKRLGNRWAEISKLLPGRTDNSIKNHWNCTMRRKVEHEGYMQHGSKTFTPSHPGAKKRHHKSCPPTPTEPKHTDRSPLPISGPNQMVGYPYEPHNRHLMDSLPDNSGFIPSLEQYSAWSDSVSDDTLTTSSSSLEEDAEITPWRGMEMPQGPPAELPVSTNKFLAVEDSIVPSTLQTIPEFAETMQLIDSMYVHLQDPVAWSDVASFDLSETATPPRHDQAGYSTVLQEGMIDSSMGYAVNSPNAISVHDKACASFGLGSLTPINSSKPPHASTGRRWTRQRGEPSPLCERACFSFFENISNSPKKTPTKSLPFTPSRFCNMSGAEHQNLDNPTLTSSPICSQRCLLNTPLHKESTPKHLKENDGSRTPKFRKTVMIPTPRTPTPFKKALAAQEKMHGPLKMEPQPLAFLEEDICEILKQETGADIFSRAEIQPSYKHNMDGQAKKVRKSLVLDPWGKDPLNIQLFQDQLNHVHVEDESLLSSSSLITPISGQEEHSDPIMSETEEPLLVPVYPYRFTSPRMKKVPATHKTLKHNTVQVSEWEAVVYGKTEDQLIMTELARQYLNPCPPSGFTSRGLVL
- the mybl1 gene encoding myb-related protein A isoform X2 produces the protein MDNVKSRSKDEDEELHPTHPESKEKSKDRKTLCKVKWSRDEDEKLKGLVEQHGTDSWKLIATFFPGRTDGQCKHRWQKVLNPDLVKGPWTKKEDQKVIDLVQKYGPRRWSVIAKHLQGRIGKQCRERWHNHLNPEVKKTSWTQEEDRIIYEAHKRLGNRWAEISKLLPGRTDNSIKNHWNCTMRRKVEHEGYMQHGSKTFTPSHPGAKKRHHKSCPPTPTEPKHTDRSPLPISGPNQMVGYPYEPHNRHLMDSLPDNSGFIPPSCLDDPDREQRIKELELLLMSAENEVQRQVQCRGPCSLEQYSAWSDSVSDDTLTTSSSSLEEDAEITPWRGMEMPQGPPAELPVSTNKFLAVEDSIVPSTLQTIPEFAETMQLIDSDPVAWSDVASFDLSETATPPRHDQAGYSTVLQEGMIDSSMGYAVNSPNAISVHDKACASFGLGSLTPINSSKPPHASTGRRWTRQRGEPSPLCERACFSFFENISNSPKKTPTKSLPFTPSRFCNMSGAEHQNLDNPTLTSSPICSQRCLLNTPLHKESTPKHLKENDGSRTPKFRKTVMIPTPRTPTPFKKALAAQEKMHGPLKMEPQPLAFLEEDICEILKQETGADIFSRAEIQPSYKHNMDGQAKKVRKSLVLDPWGKDPLNIQLFQDQLNHVHVEDESLLSSSSLITPISGQEEHSDPIMSETEEPLLVPVYPYRFTSPRMKKVPATHKTLKHNTVQVSEWEAVVYGKTEDQLIMTELARQYLNPCPPSGFTSRGLVL